The Manihot esculenta cultivar AM560-2 chromosome 1, M.esculenta_v8, whole genome shotgun sequence genome has a window encoding:
- the LOC110618648 gene encoding EKC/KEOPS complex subunit Tprkb translates to MKVFDISGNNLSLALFADVTNSKELLDSMQAGTLEPEVALLNASLIPDVFPVLAAAHKTLISKSRDSLTTRTLHSELVYNYSGSKHITESLKRCGISETSTYILVARFNASLDEMKVVEKLINGKEIDLEELEGRANQAQIQKHYKISGVEAGLSTLADAITCRIAARDAL, encoded by the exons ATGAAGGTTTTCGATATCAGTGGAAACAACCTTTCTCTCGCTCTATTCGCAGATGTCACCAATTCCAA ggAACTTCTGGATTCTATGCAGGCTGGAACACTGGAACCTGAAGTTGCTCTACTCAATGCCTCACTT ATCCCAGATGTGTTCCCTGTTCTAGCTGCAGCACACAAGACACTTATATCAAAGTCTCGGGATTCATTGACAACAAGGACGCTTCATTCTGAACTTGTATATAATTACTCAGGATCCAAACAT ATAACAGAATCTCTGAAAAGATGTGGAATCTCTGAAACCTCTACATACATCCTAGTGGCTCGTTTCAATGCTTCTTTAGATGAG ATGAAAGTTGTGGAGAAACTCATCAATGGAAAAGAAATCGATTTGGAGGAATTGGAAGGAAGAGCAAACCAAGCTCAAATACAAAAG cACTACAAAATTTCTGGTGTGGAAGCTGGGTTATCCACTCTTGCAGATGCCATTACATGCCGAATAGCTGCTCGTGATGCATTATGA
- the LOC110609202 gene encoding nuclear transcription factor Y subunit C-3 codes for MRQAGRYSGLLLSGGLSARTGPHSLPLARIKKIMKKSGDDVKMISGEAPIVFSKACELFIEELTTRSWMVTMQGKRRTLHKEDVASAVIATDIFDFLVNLVANNSSNSTDNTEEIGS; via the coding sequence ATGAGGCAAGCTGGGAGGTACTCAGGATTACTACTCAGCGGAGGCTTATCAGCGAGAACTGGGCCTCACTCATTGCCTCTGGCAAGGATCAAGAAGATCATGAAGAAATCAGGAGATGATGTGAAGATGATCTCTGGGGAAGCCCCAATTGTTTTCTCAAAGGCATGTGAGCTCTTCATTGAAGAGCTAACAACAAGGTCTTGGATGGTGACCATGCAAGGCAAGAGAAGGACTCTTCATAAAGAGGATGTTGCCTCTGCTGTTATAGCCACTGATATCTTTGATTTTCTCGTTAATTTGGTGGCTAATAATTCAAGCAACTCCACGGATAACACTGAGGAAATCGGCTCATGA
- the LOC110609190 gene encoding putative F-box protein At5g55150, which produces MSDWSDLPSDLLLQIAQKINSFEDLFAFSLVSRAWNEVASEENSKRSLFGTHSAEQAEFTLPPNSAMQGLQACFLFDTRSSNTAPWLILPEKNGTGSESREFLSLYRGRVYRLLLPEAKGKQCLSSQGWLMIIEFHRVISLVHPISHLKISLPQFIRYPDGEDGKYFYIDKISKFVLSSNPSRTSDFRVMAIYGDDKKLACCRPGDEEWTKIDLGSSPCTDLINYKGQFCVLDEKFRVLAVDFKGPNSAANVQLVSELEPKFRAIWELRRRLQLIHGAPARWIQFYVVESEGAIMIVRRMKQVRRVVGESDSRYQSCKFEILKQDFDEKRWRVVKNLGNKALFLGEHSSSFFITAHCGSGCKPNCIYYAEDLSAEIEDVGVYNLTYGCTEPLFKDAYVNHGSPALWVQPGF; this is translated from the exons ATGTCAGATTGGTCAGATCTCCCTAGTGACCTCCTGCTTCAGATAGCCCAAAAGATAAACTCCTTCGAAGACTTATTTGCTTTTAGCCTGGTGTCTCGTGCATGGAACGAGGTAGCTTCGGAGGAAAATTCTAAGAGATC CTTGTTCGGCACTCACAGTGCCGAACAAGCTGAATTTACGCTCCCGCCAAACAGTGCCATGCAAGGTTTGCAAGCATGCTTTCTCTTCGACACT AGATCGTCAAACACAGCTCCTTGGCTCATTCTTCCTGAGAAAAATGGCACTGGCAGTGAATCCCGGGAGTTCTTGAGCCTCTACAGAGGCAGAGTTTATCGTCTTTTACTGCCAGAAGCCAAAGGTAAGCAGTGCCTATCCTCCCAAGGATGGCTTATGATCATCGAATTTCATAGGGTAATCAGCCTTGTGCATCCTATTTCTCATCTAAAGATCTCACTGCCTCAATTTATAAGATATCCAGATGGAGAAGATGGTAAATATTTCTATATTGATAAAATAAGTAAATTTGTATTATCATCCAATCCTAGTAGGACTTCAGATTTCAGGGTGATGGCTATTTATGGAGATGATAAAAAATTGGCCTGCTGCAGACCTGGAGATGAAGAATGGACGAAAATCGATTTGGGTTCTTCTCCTTGCACCGATCTAATAAATTACAAGGGACAATTTTGTGTTCTTGatgaaaagtttagggttttgGCAGTTGATTTTAAAGGTCCTAATTCAGCTGCAAATGTTCAGCTAGTTTCGGAACTAGAACCAAAGTTTAGAGCAATATGGGAGTTAAGGAGGCGGCTTCAGCTTATACACGGGGCACCTGCCAGGTGGATTCAGTTTTATGTGGTTGAATCAGAAGGAGCAATAATGATAGTCAGGCGGATGAAACAAGTACGTCGCGTTGTTGGTGAGTCTGATAGTAGATATCAAAGTTGCAAGTTTGAAATTTTGAAACAGGACTTTGATGAAAAAAGATGGCGAGTAGTGAAGAACTTGGGGAATAAGGCACTGTTCTTGGGAGAAcattcatcttctttcttcattacaGCTCATTGTGGATCTGGATGCAAGCCTAATTGCATATATTATGCTGAAGATTTATCTGCAGAAATAGAAGACGTTGGTGTCTACAACCTCACATATGGATGCACTGAGCCCCTTTTCAAGGATGCATATGTGAATCATGGTAGTCCAGCCTTATGGGTTCAGCCTGGTTTCTGA